One part of the Hippoglossus hippoglossus isolate fHipHip1 chromosome 11, fHipHip1.pri, whole genome shotgun sequence genome encodes these proteins:
- the zgc:91944 gene encoding homeobox-containing protein 1 isoform X2: MRQWCVPAATPRTEPLPGRLSVSPPPPDARMECCEVEPRYTIEQIDLLQRLRLSGMTKPQIIHALESLERLDPDHRPSHCDSHPAPSNNTPTTAAPAPSSSSSSSSSSSLSLASATTQTSGLDGAALSPSHSYEASPPPLYTPSVAVQRSFSYDMMGEEEWDLEEKVEEYMRKDSNLVKEEIKTFLNNRRISQAIVGQVTGISQSYISQWLLQQGLEMSDSKRRAFYRWYLLERNNPGATLSMRSLVKEEPDWRTGIMSGDRTGIVGGPLRLRRGSRFTWRKECQSIMESFFMENQYPDEAKREEIASACNSVIQKPGCKLSEFERVTALKVYNWFANRRKEMKRRANIEAAILESHGIEVPSPSCHSNGEEGEMQEFADQEDASSQRIVDQIDSSSLATTEVAALPSPTPQVLEQKEEDSKRETVDEE, encoded by the exons ATGCGACAGTGGTGCGTCCCCGCCGCGACCCCGCGCACCGAGCCACTCCCGGGGCGCCTGTCTGTGTCCCCCCCTCCACCAG ATGCCAGAATGGAGTGCTGCGAGGTGGAGCCACGCTACACAATCGAACAGATCGACCTCCTGCAGCGCCTGCGTCTCTCCGGCATGACCAAACCTCAGATCATCCACGCTTTGGAGTCCCTGGAGAGGCTCGACCCAGACCACCGCCCCTCGCACTGCGACTCTCACCCGGCCCCGTCCAACAACACCCCCACCACAGCCGCTCCGGCCCCGTCCTCGtcgtcatcctcctcttcctcctcctcgctctccctGGCCTCTGCTACCACGCAGACCTCCGGCCTGGACGGCGCCGCGCTGTCCCCCAGCCACAGCTACGAGGCCTCGCCTCCGCCCCTGTACACTCCCAGTGTGGCGGTACAGCGGTCGTTCAGTTACGACATGATGGGTGAGGAGGAGTGGGacctggaggagaaggtggaggagtacatgag GAAAGACAGCAACCTGGTGAAAGAAGAGATCAAAACGTTCCTCAACAATCGCAGGATTTCTCAGGCAATCGTAGGCCAAGTTACAG GCATCAGCCAGAGCTACATCTCCCAGTGGCTGCTGCAGCAAGGCCTGGAAATGAGCGACTCCAAACGCAGAGCTTTCTACCGCTGGTACCTGCTGGAGAGGAATAATCCAG GTGCCACCTTATCAATGCGCTCTCTGGTGAAGGAGGAACCTGACTGGAGGACAGGGATCATGTCTGGCGACAGGACAGGGATAGTGGGTGGACCGCTGAGGCTACGCAGAGGAAGCAGGTTCACCTGGAGGAAGGAGTGCCAATCAATCATGGAGAG CTTCTTCATGGAGAACCAGTATCCAGATGAAGCCAAGCGAGAAGAGATTGCCAGTGCCTGTAACTCTGTCATTCAGAAACCAG GTTGTAAACTGTCTGAGTTTGAGCGCGTGACGGCGTTGAAGGTTTACAACTGGTTTGCCAACCGCcggaaggagatgaagagaagagCGAATATTG AGGCTGCCATCTTGGAAAGCCATGGAATTGAGGTGCCAAGTCCAAGCTGCCACTCAAAtggtgaggagggggagatgCAAGAGTTTGCTGATCAG GAAGACGCGTCCTCCCAGAGGATTGTCGACCAAATAGACTCCTCCTCACTGGCTACCACAGAGGTGGCAGCCCTGCCAAGCCCCACCCCTCAGGTCCTggaacagaaagaggaggattCAAAAAGGGAGACTGTGGATGAAGAGTGA
- the zgc:91944 gene encoding homeobox-containing protein 1 isoform X1, which produces MRQWCVPAATPRTEPLPGRLSVSPPPPDARMECCEVEPRYTIEQIDLLQRLRLSGMTKPQIIHALESLERLDPDHRPSHCDSHPAPSNNTPTTAAPAPSSSSSSSSSSSLSLASATTQTSGLDGAALSPSHSYEASPPPLYTPSVAVQRSFSYDMMGEEEWDLEEKVEEYMRKDSNLVKEEIKTFLNNRRISQAIVGQVTGISQSYISQWLLQQGLEMSDSKRRAFYRWYLLERNNPGLRWSESQHSVSPMPRARGGDRDGTVAGASGSLPNILPNPNTNLNPNPVWSRQRELLMHLLPWYTAAAAAAQAQPGATLSMRSLVKEEPDWRTGIMSGDRTGIVGGPLRLRRGSRFTWRKECQSIMESFFMENQYPDEAKREEIASACNSVIQKPGCKLSEFERVTALKVYNWFANRRKEMKRRANIEAAILESHGIEVPSPSCHSNGEEGEMQEFADQEDASSQRIVDQIDSSSLATTEVAALPSPTPQVLEQKEEDSKRETVDEE; this is translated from the exons ATGCGACAGTGGTGCGTCCCCGCCGCGACCCCGCGCACCGAGCCACTCCCGGGGCGCCTGTCTGTGTCCCCCCCTCCACCAG ATGCCAGAATGGAGTGCTGCGAGGTGGAGCCACGCTACACAATCGAACAGATCGACCTCCTGCAGCGCCTGCGTCTCTCCGGCATGACCAAACCTCAGATCATCCACGCTTTGGAGTCCCTGGAGAGGCTCGACCCAGACCACCGCCCCTCGCACTGCGACTCTCACCCGGCCCCGTCCAACAACACCCCCACCACAGCCGCTCCGGCCCCGTCCTCGtcgtcatcctcctcttcctcctcctcgctctccctGGCCTCTGCTACCACGCAGACCTCCGGCCTGGACGGCGCCGCGCTGTCCCCCAGCCACAGCTACGAGGCCTCGCCTCCGCCCCTGTACACTCCCAGTGTGGCGGTACAGCGGTCGTTCAGTTACGACATGATGGGTGAGGAGGAGTGGGacctggaggagaaggtggaggagtacatgag GAAAGACAGCAACCTGGTGAAAGAAGAGATCAAAACGTTCCTCAACAATCGCAGGATTTCTCAGGCAATCGTAGGCCAAGTTACAG GCATCAGCCAGAGCTACATCTCCCAGTGGCTGCTGCAGCAAGGCCTGGAAATGAGCGACTCCAAACGCAGAGCTTTCTACCGCTGGTACCTGCTGGAGAGGAATAATCCAG GGCTGAGGTGGAGTGAAAGCCAGCACAGCGTGAGCCCCATGCCCAGGGCCAGGGGAGGGGACAGAGACGGGACGGTAGCAGGGGCAAGTGGCAGCCTCCCCAACATCCTCCCCAACCCCAACACCAACCTCAACCCCAACCCTGtgtggagcagacagagagagctgcTGATGCACTTGCTGCCATGGTACACTGCTGCCGCTGCAGCCGCCCAGGCCCAGCCAG GTGCCACCTTATCAATGCGCTCTCTGGTGAAGGAGGAACCTGACTGGAGGACAGGGATCATGTCTGGCGACAGGACAGGGATAGTGGGTGGACCGCTGAGGCTACGCAGAGGAAGCAGGTTCACCTGGAGGAAGGAGTGCCAATCAATCATGGAGAG CTTCTTCATGGAGAACCAGTATCCAGATGAAGCCAAGCGAGAAGAGATTGCCAGTGCCTGTAACTCTGTCATTCAGAAACCAG GTTGTAAACTGTCTGAGTTTGAGCGCGTGACGGCGTTGAAGGTTTACAACTGGTTTGCCAACCGCcggaaggagatgaagagaagagCGAATATTG AGGCTGCCATCTTGGAAAGCCATGGAATTGAGGTGCCAAGTCCAAGCTGCCACTCAAAtggtgaggagggggagatgCAAGAGTTTGCTGATCAG GAAGACGCGTCCTCCCAGAGGATTGTCGACCAAATAGACTCCTCCTCACTGGCTACCACAGAGGTGGCAGCCCTGCCAAGCCCCACCCCTCAGGTCCTggaacagaaagaggaggattCAAAAAGGGAGACTGTGGATGAAGAGTGA
- the LOC117770213 gene encoding gap junction beta-4 protein-like, protein MNWAFLEGLLSGVNKYSTAFGRIWLAIVFIFRLMVFLVACEKVWGDEQKDFDCNTRQPGCHNVCYDHYFPIGYTRLWALQLIFVTCPSLLVTLHVAYRDDRERKHRLKHGEDVTPLYNNTGKKRGGLWWTYFCSLLFKITVDAVFVFLLFYIYEATFFPPLVKCNEDPCPNMVDCYIARPTEKKIFTVFMVVTSFVCIFLNFCEIIYLSGKRFWECCGGGQQSARQNSFMMVKTPLTGRENSAYLEKPKMVEKGNGEVGKESSSPAYSIAVS, encoded by the exons ATGAACTGGGCCTTCCTCGAGGGCCTCCTCAGCGGGGTGAACAAGTACTCAACAGCTTTCGGTCGCATCTGGCTCGCTATCGTTTTCATCTTCAGGCTTATGGTTTTCCTTGTGGCTTGCGAGAAGGTTTGGGGCGACGAGCAGAAGGACTTTGACTGCAACACTCGCCAGCCCGGTTGCCACAACGTCTGCTATGACCACTACTTCCCCATCGGCTACACTCGCCTCTGGGCTCTCCAGTTGATCTTCGTCACCTGCCCGTCCCTCCTGGTGACTCTCCATGTGGCATACAGGGATGACCGCGAGCGCAAACACCGGCTGAAGCACGGGGAAGACGTCACCCCTCTGTACAATAACACGGGCAAGAAACGCGGGGGTCTCTGGTGGACCTACTTCTGCAGCCTGCTATTCAAGATCACAGTGGATGCAGTGTTTGTCTTCTTGCTCTTCTACATCTACGAGGCCACTTTCTTCCCTCCACTGGTCAAATGCAATGAAGATCCATGTCCGAATATGGTGGACTGCTACATTGCCAG GCCCACGGAGAAGAAGATATTCACTGTCTTTATGGTGGTGACCAGCTTTGTGTGCATCTTCCTCAATTTCTGCGAGATCATCTACCTGTCCGGGAAGAGGTTCTGGGAATGTTGCGGAGGAGGCCAGCAATCCGCTAGACAAAACTCCTTCATGATGGTCAAAACTCCTCTGACAGGACGGGAGAACTCGGCATACCTGGAGAAGCCGAAGATGGTGGAGAAGGGCAATGGAGAAGTTGGCAAAGAGAGTTCATCTCCAGCGTACAGCATCGCAGTGTCCTGA